DNA from Actinomycetota bacterium:
GGTTCTTCTTGAAAGAAATTCAATTATTTTATCGGATGCCCTGAAAGGGCAGTCAAAGTTATCAATAAAGACTCTGCCACAAAGGTTGAATACAGCAATTTCATAACCTTTGGTTTTTCTGTTTGAAAAAATAATGCTGCCATTGCCCGGAGTCTGTGGCGGATAATTGGCCGGCTTAAGAAGCCTTGGTTCTTTTTCCAGATACTCATATATGTCTTTCTTTTTATATATATGATTTCCGGTTGTAATAACATCTACTCCGAGCCTTAAAATATGGTCGCTAACATCCGGAGTAATTCCCAGTCCTCCTGCTGCATTTTCCGCATTTACTATAACTGCATCTACATTATTTTCGGAAACCAGAGAATCCAGACCGGCTTCCAGACATTTTCTTCCCGGATTGCCTATGACATCACCAAGAAACAAAATTATCAATTTTCCCTCAATTCTAGTTTTATAATATTTTATTTGTATTATCTAATATACAATGTCAGAAGTAATATTCAATGCCAGAAGTTTATTCCCCAGCTTCCGTCTTCTCCTTTAAGTAAAGAAACGATTAAATCCTTATATACTTTTTCTTCACCATCATATAAGTCAGTCAGGTCTATACCCACATTTGCAATATTATTTTTAATCTCCACCCAGTTTGTTTCAACTTCAATTATTCTGGTAACGTTTTTAAATTCTTCCTTGAAATCAGAAAGATCGTGCTTCCTTTTATCTTTTAATGATAAAAGTCCATACGCTTTTTCATAGTCTTCGGATTTCAGATGATTAAAAAATTCTTCCACAATAGCGACGGCAACATTCATTTCATCTTCGCTTGTCAGCTTGTTTTTTACGAGGGTTTTTATATCGGCTCTGCCGCTGCAGCCGTTTAAAATAATGATTGCTGCAAAAAAAATTATTGCAAAAATTAATAAAGTGTTTATTTGTGTCTTCTTCATTGTATTTAATCTACATTTACAGATATATGCCATATTTTATTTAATTATTTCAAATATAACTAAATCTTTTACAAAAAAGCAACTTTGGAAAAATTTTAAGCAACACACAAGCTTCACGGTTCCGACAGATTTTATAGATGAGAATCCTTTACGCTGAAACAGTAGCCGTCTTCCTATAGAAGTATCTGTAACTTTGAATTATCTTTTGACGGAAATGAGTATATAATATATTAGTATGAAAAATGTCCTGAAATGGCCATATGTTAATGTGTATCAGCCCAAGTAGCTGATTGCAGCAGATCGGCGGTTCAAGTCCGCCAGACAGCTCCAACATAGCACATAGCCGGTGATGTGTTGAGCTTGTACATTTTACAATTTCATACCGGTACAAACATACATTCACTCAAGCCGGCTTGGTGGCCTTGTCTTTATTTGCAGAAGACTTAAAAATTCCCACAGCCATAGAGAATAAGCTGATGGCCACTGAAAATTGACACCTTTTTTAATCCAAGCAGTCTTAATAATGAGGAGATGATAATAGCAATGCAAAATAACTTAAAAAGAATAGAGGATAATAAAGAAAGCACCGCTTCACAAACAACAATCGGTTTGTTTAAAAGAACGTTTCAACAAATTTATAATAAGGAACTTCCACTGGATCACCTTGTTTTTTTGTATACTGCCGGTGCCGGTATTTTTATGTCCATATTTGGACTCGGTTATAATATTTTAGAGGGCTTAGGCATATTTACGCTGCCGGTACTCATATCGTACCTCGTGTTAACCATTTCAAGCGTTTTATATAGCATAGTCAAAAAGCGTTGGTACGGAGCTGCTGTGATTGTCATAGGTACCTCCGTGTTTTTTCTGATTCCTTTTCTGTGGTTCACAATTGGCGGAGCAACCGGCCCCACCGCTTCCCTGATGCTCACGGGTGGTCTGTGCATAGCTATCGTTTTTAAAGGAGCAGTGCGTACCAGTATGCTAGCCATGGAAGCAATAATGCTGATTGCCTTTATCGCGCTGGAATACCATTTCCCGGATATTTTCATACCGTACCCCACCCGTACATCACATTATTCAGATTTGGCGTTCGGTCTGACCATGAGTCTCGTGGTCAATTCTATCTTAGCTTATACGGTTGTGGGGCAATATGCGAGAGTGCGTGATGAAAAGACGCGCTTGGTGCGTCGCCTGGAGTGCCTATCGCTGACTGATGCACTAACCGGCTTAAATAACCGCCGCTTTCTATCAGCGAGCATTGACGAGGAAATGCGCCGGGCATACGATACAGGCTCACGATTGACGCTTTGCATTCTGGACATTGATCATTTCAAAGAAATAAACGATACTTACGGACACGAGTATGGTGACGATGTGCTATTCAATATTGCGCAAATCATGAAAGCCAGTCTGACAGAAGGAGAGATTTTCGGTCGATATGGCGGAGAAGAGTTTGTGGTGTTGTTTCCAGGCAAAAACCCGACGGAAGTACTGCCTACAGTGCGAGCTCTTAGCGACCATGTAAGAACACATTCATGGAGTCATGGTAAACCGGTCACACTTTCCGGTGGACTCAGCAGTTATGTCAGAGGAACTTCTTACTCTGACTTTATAGAAGCTGCAGACAAAAACCTCTATCACGCCAAACGAGAGGGACGGGACAGGATAATCTATCGTTAGCTATCTTAGTGAAACATATCACTATTTTTCCGGGAAAGTTGCATACATCCGTTGTCGGATAATTGGTTTTGTCACACTTAAAATAGCCGCTATGCAACGGGATTGTATAGCAAAATGTCATGCTATGGCATAGTATTTGTTGCAATATGTCCCGATTTATTTGGGATTTATAAGACATATCTGTGAGTAACCCGGAGCCGTTGCTTTACTAATGATGTGAGAATAGTGAACAGCATGCAAGACTATCTGCGTCAAAATCTCGGTATTCTATA
Protein-coding regions in this window:
- a CDS encoding TIGR00282 family metallophosphoesterase: MIILFLGDVIGNPGRKCLEAGLDSLVSENNVDAVIVNAENAAGGLGITPDVSDHILRLGVDVITTGNHIYKKKDIYEYLEKEPRLLKPANYPPQTPGNGSIIFSNRKTKGYEIAVFNLCGRVFIDNFDCPFRASDKIIEFLSRRTPIIILDFHAEATSEKIAMGWYLDGKVSAVLGTHTHVQTADERVLPKGTAYMTDVGMCGPRNSVIGVKKEIIVDRFINMLPNRFDIASSDNWINGAVIDINESSGKAVSIKRISKKIHD
- a CDS encoding GGDEF domain-containing protein, producing MQNNLKRIEDNKESTASQTTIGLFKRTFQQIYNKELPLDHLVFLYTAGAGIFMSIFGLGYNILEGLGIFTLPVLISYLVLTISSVLYSIVKKRWYGAAVIVIGTSVFFLIPFLWFTIGGATGPTASLMLTGGLCIAIVFKGAVRTSMLAMEAIMLIAFIALEYHFPDIFIPYPTRTSHYSDLAFGLTMSLVVNSILAYTVVGQYARVRDEKTRLVRRLECLSLTDALTGLNNRRFLSASIDEEMRRAYDTGSRLTLCILDIDHFKEINDTYGHEYGDDVLFNIAQIMKASLTEGEIFGRYGGEEFVVLFPGKNPTEVLPTVRALSDHVRTHSWSHGKPVTLSGGLSSYVRGTSYSDFIEAADKNLYHAKREGRDRIIYR